The Thamnophis elegans isolate rThaEle1 chromosome Z, rThaEle1.pri, whole genome shotgun sequence genome contains a region encoding:
- the LOC116522702 gene encoding cardiotrophin-1-like codes for MEVLSVDLPMCSECSWTQQKIAVEIERTHKLTLSMKFSSGQLLSIYVHHQGAPFGDPNFNPIIQPFPGLPLPTLSPADWLGLTDKERLQQNTSAFSNLPVYLASVKCQQMDLNPLEDELHRQFDSSRLQCLGLASNLKSIMCSLGITPVPDVSAERLEPDDAFFMKLTGYNICHLFQDWVNRCEKDIALLAKKYPV; via the exons ATGGAAGTGCTGTCAG TGGATTTGCCAATGTGCTCTGAATGCTCTTGGACCCAGCAAAAAATAGCCGTAGAGATTGAAAGGACACACAAGCTCACCCTCAGCATGAAATTCAGCTCAGGACAATTGCTGTCAATCTAT GTGCATCACCAGGGGGCACCTTTTGGTGACCCCAATTTCAACCCAATCATTCAGCCCTTTCCAGGACTCCCGCTGCCAACTCTGTCTCCCGCAGATTGGCTGGGTCTCACCGACAAGGAGCGGCTGCAGCAAAACACCTCCGCCTTCTCCAATTTGCCGGTGTACTTAGCCAGTGTGAAATGCCAGCAAATGGATCTGAATCCATTGGAAGATGAATTACACCGTCAGTTCGATTCTTCACGCCTGCAATGTCTGGGTCTGGCGAGTAACCTTAAATCCATCATGTGTTCCCTGGGCATTACGCCAGTTCCAGATGTATCTGCTGAGCGTCTGGAACCTGACGACGCCTTCTTTATGAAACTCACAGGCTACAACATTTGCCATCTCTTTCAAGACTGGGTCAACAGATGTGAAAAGGACATTGCCTTATTAGCTAAGAAATATCCTGTCTGA